Proteins found in one Carcharodon carcharias isolate sCarCar2 chromosome 8, sCarCar2.pri, whole genome shotgun sequence genomic segment:
- the mrps2 gene encoding 28S ribosomal protein S2, mitochondrial isoform X1: MAALRRHAGEGVQLAICRWLTADGRHVVLPRLACITTRTSLSVPVPRHLQKDQLHGHAGVPTPTLLEPLQENNELLSDPLKHPDFFYVSELFSLKDLFNARVHYGHKRGCRNRLMEPYIFGCRLEQDIIDLDQSVLHLQKALNFTAHCAYRKGIILFVSRIRQFAHLIEKTAQESGEYAHTRYWQGGLLTNAHVQYGTGVRLPDLIIFLSTMNNIFEQHIAVRDAAKMNIPTVGIVDSNCNPSLITYPIPGNDDSPLAIKLYCKLFKMTILRAKDKRRQMDLLYGTQEELTK, from the exons ATGGCGGCTCTTCGGCGCCATGCTGGTGAGGGCGTCCAATTGGCGATATGTCGGTGGTTGACGGCTGATGGGCGCCATGTTG tgctgCCACGCTTGGCCTGCATAACTACCCGCACCAGCCTATCTGTGCCAGTTCCAAGACACCTGCAAAAAGATCAACTGCATGGACATGCTGGGGTTCCTACTCCCACATTACTGGAGCCTCTGCAAG AGAATAACGAGCTATTGAGTGACCCCCTGAAACACCCAGACTTCTTCTATGTCAGTGAACTCTTCTCTCTCAAAGACCTCTTCAATGCCAGAGTGCACTATGGTCACAAAAGGGGTTGTCGGAACAG ACTGATGGAGCCATATATCTTTGGCTGCCGCCTGGAGCAGGACATCATCGACTTGGATCAGTCAGTTCTTCACCTTCAGAAAGCACTGAACTTTACTGCCCATTGTGCCTATCGGAAAGGGATCATCCTGTTTGTGAGTCGCATCCGTCAGTTTGCTCACCTGATAGAGAAAACTGCACAGGAGAGTGGGGAATACGCACACACCAGATACTGGCAAGGAGGGCTGTTAACCAATGCACATGTCCAATATGGAACTGGTGTCCGCCTGCCTGATCTCATCATCTTTCTCAGCACAATGAACAATATCTTTGAGCAGCACATTGCTGTGCGAGATGCTGCCAAGATGAATATCCCAACAGTGGGGATAGTAGACAGTAACTGTAATCCCAGTCTCATCACTTACCCCATCCCAGGAAATGATGATTCCCCTTTGGCAATTAAACTCTACtgtaaactttttaaaatgactATTCTCCGGGCAAAAGACAAGAGACGTCAAATGGATCTTCTGTATGGAACCCAGGAAGAATTAACCAAATAA
- the mrps2 gene encoding 28S ribosomal protein S2, mitochondrial isoform X2, whose protein sequence is MRFLRSVLPRLACITTRTSLSVPVPRHLQKDQLHGHAGVPTPTLLEPLQENNELLSDPLKHPDFFYVSELFSLKDLFNARVHYGHKRGCRNRLMEPYIFGCRLEQDIIDLDQSVLHLQKALNFTAHCAYRKGIILFVSRIRQFAHLIEKTAQESGEYAHTRYWQGGLLTNAHVQYGTGVRLPDLIIFLSTMNNIFEQHIAVRDAAKMNIPTVGIVDSNCNPSLITYPIPGNDDSPLAIKLYCKLFKMTILRAKDKRRQMDLLYGTQEELTK, encoded by the exons ATGAGGTTTCTGCGGAGcg tgctgCCACGCTTGGCCTGCATAACTACCCGCACCAGCCTATCTGTGCCAGTTCCAAGACACCTGCAAAAAGATCAACTGCATGGACATGCTGGGGTTCCTACTCCCACATTACTGGAGCCTCTGCAAG AGAATAACGAGCTATTGAGTGACCCCCTGAAACACCCAGACTTCTTCTATGTCAGTGAACTCTTCTCTCTCAAAGACCTCTTCAATGCCAGAGTGCACTATGGTCACAAAAGGGGTTGTCGGAACAG ACTGATGGAGCCATATATCTTTGGCTGCCGCCTGGAGCAGGACATCATCGACTTGGATCAGTCAGTTCTTCACCTTCAGAAAGCACTGAACTTTACTGCCCATTGTGCCTATCGGAAAGGGATCATCCTGTTTGTGAGTCGCATCCGTCAGTTTGCTCACCTGATAGAGAAAACTGCACAGGAGAGTGGGGAATACGCACACACCAGATACTGGCAAGGAGGGCTGTTAACCAATGCACATGTCCAATATGGAACTGGTGTCCGCCTGCCTGATCTCATCATCTTTCTCAGCACAATGAACAATATCTTTGAGCAGCACATTGCTGTGCGAGATGCTGCCAAGATGAATATCCCAACAGTGGGGATAGTAGACAGTAACTGTAATCCCAGTCTCATCACTTACCCCATCCCAGGAAATGATGATTCCCCTTTGGCAATTAAACTCTACtgtaaactttttaaaatgactATTCTCCGGGCAAAAGACAAGAGACGTCAAATGGATCTTCTGTATGGAACCCAGGAAGAATTAACCAAATAA